In Streptomyces sp. RFCAC02, the following proteins share a genomic window:
- the prcB gene encoding proteasome subunit beta has translation MSVDVSGRGALPPAFLAPGSSSFLDFLARHAPGALPGGRPVPRVRDASALPHGTTIVAVAYEGGVLLAGDRRVTAGGRIAHRGTRKVFPADEFSAVAISGTVGPAVEMVRLLQLELEHYEKVEGVSLSLAGKANRLSAMVRGNFGAAMEGLAVIPLFAGYDTAAGRGRIFSFDVIGGVSEEHGFAGTGSGSVFALGALKKLHRPGMDEEAAVTAALQALWDAADEDSATGGPDTARGLYPIVALVTDDGYREVPEAAVEEWSRAVGAQRATDPDGPKAAVPFA, from the coding sequence GTGTCCGTCGATGTGTCCGGCCGAGGGGCGCTGCCCCCGGCGTTCCTGGCCCCCGGGTCGTCCTCGTTCCTCGATTTCCTCGCGCGGCACGCGCCCGGGGCGCTGCCCGGCGGGCGGCCCGTGCCGCGGGTGCGGGACGCCTCCGCGCTCCCGCACGGCACGACGATCGTGGCCGTCGCGTACGAGGGCGGCGTGCTGCTCGCGGGCGACCGCCGGGTCACGGCGGGCGGCCGGATCGCGCACCGCGGGACGCGGAAGGTGTTTCCGGCGGACGAGTTCTCGGCGGTCGCGATCTCCGGCACGGTCGGTCCCGCCGTCGAGATGGTCCGCCTGCTGCAGCTAGAACTCGAGCACTACGAGAAGGTCGAGGGCGTGTCCCTGTCCCTGGCGGGCAAGGCGAACCGGCTCAGCGCCATGGTCCGGGGCAACTTCGGCGCCGCGATGGAGGGGCTCGCCGTCATCCCGCTGTTCGCCGGGTACGACACGGCGGCCGGCCGGGGGCGGATCTTCTCGTTCGACGTGATCGGCGGGGTCTCGGAGGAGCACGGCTTCGCCGGCACCGGCTCGGGTTCGGTCTTCGCGCTGGGCGCGCTGAAGAAGCTGCACCGGCCGGGGATGGACGAGGAGGCGGCCGTCACGGCGGCGCTCCAGGCGCTGTGGGACGCGGCCGACGAGGACTCGGCGACGGGCGGCCCGGACACGGCGCGGGGGCTGTACCCGATCGTCGCGCTCGTGACGGACGACGGGTACCGGGAGGTGCCCGAGGCGGCCGTCGAGGAGTGGTCCCGCGCGGTCGGCGCCCAGCGCGCCACCGACCCGGACGGCCCGAAGGCGGCCGTGCCGTTCGCCTGA
- a CDS encoding TetR family transcriptional regulator yields the protein MEYVRLMALPLKSARQPSSPQRLQVRRRLAAAAMELFASKGYEATTVDEIAATAGVARRTFFRHFRSKEEAIFPDHDDTLVRVEAVLAAAPAREHPIDTVCRGIKQVMRMYAASPAVSVQRYRLTREVPTLREREIASVSRYERLFTRYLLGQFDEQSHNGDEPLLAEVAAGAVVTAHNHVLRRWLRRGGEGDVEAELDHAFAIVRRTFGALPVIAASSGGAATAAVAGSGEVVVAVARTNAPLDEVMRTIERALAGPAG from the coding sequence ATGGAGTACGTTCGCCTCATGGCCCTTCCGCTGAAGTCCGCCCGACAGCCCAGTTCGCCGCAGCGCCTCCAGGTACGCCGCCGGCTCGCCGCCGCGGCGATGGAACTGTTCGCGAGCAAGGGCTACGAGGCGACCACGGTGGACGAGATCGCGGCCACCGCGGGCGTCGCGCGGCGCACGTTCTTCCGCCACTTCCGGTCCAAGGAGGAGGCGATCTTCCCGGACCACGACGACACGCTGGTGCGGGTCGAGGCCGTCCTCGCGGCGGCGCCCGCCCGCGAGCACCCCATCGACACGGTGTGCCGGGGCATCAAGCAGGTCATGCGGATGTACGCGGCGTCCCCCGCGGTCTCCGTGCAGCGCTACCGCCTCACCCGCGAGGTGCCGACGCTGCGCGAACGCGAGATCGCCTCCGTCTCCCGGTACGAGCGGCTGTTCACCCGCTACCTGCTGGGGCAGTTCGACGAGCAGTCCCACAACGGGGACGAGCCCCTCCTCGCCGAGGTCGCCGCCGGGGCCGTCGTCACCGCGCACAACCACGTCCTGCGGCGCTGGCTGCGCCGCGGCGGCGAGGGCGACGTGGAGGCCGAGCTGGACCACGCGTTCGCGATCGTCCGGCGGACCTTCGGCGCGCTGCCGGTGATCGCCGCGTCGTCCGGCGGTGCCGCCACCGCAGCCGTCGCGGGGAGCGGCGAGGTCGTCGTCGCCGTGGCCAGGACGAACGCCCCCCTCGACGAGGTCATGCGCACCATCGAGCGGGCGCTCGCCGGGCCGGCCGGCTGA
- a CDS encoding endonuclease/exonuclease/phosphatase family protein, whose product MRVLTWNLWWRFGPWERRREAILGWLRRERPDVCGLQEVWAADGTDFAALLADELGLHRAFAPMGMPSAWRARAPGVALRAGVGVAVLSRWPITETAVRRLPSGGPRNETRVALFARIAAGRRTVPFFTTHLHSTAGATEVRCAQAAALADFVRERGTGVPDGVPPVVTGDFNAPPDAEEVRLFRAGAGVEDVWRCAPAGRPDATRRPGHNAYRPPGAGSPDESRIDHVLVGAPGTGRVRDVWRTGDRPLGGVWPSDHAAIVADLDD is encoded by the coding sequence GTGCGCGTCCTGACGTGGAACCTGTGGTGGCGCTTCGGCCCGTGGGAGCGGCGCCGCGAGGCGATCCTCGGCTGGCTGCGCCGCGAGCGGCCCGACGTGTGCGGCCTGCAGGAGGTGTGGGCGGCGGACGGCACGGACTTCGCGGCGCTGCTGGCGGACGAGCTGGGGCTGCACCGTGCGTTCGCGCCCATGGGCATGCCGTCCGCCTGGCGGGCGCGCGCCCCGGGCGTCGCGCTGCGCGCCGGTGTGGGGGTGGCGGTGCTCAGCCGGTGGCCGATCACGGAGACGGCGGTGCGCCGGCTGCCGAGCGGCGGCCCACGGAACGAGACCCGCGTCGCGCTGTTCGCCCGGATCGCCGCGGGGCGCCGTACGGTCCCGTTCTTCACGACGCACCTGCACTCGACTGCCGGCGCGACGGAGGTGCGGTGTGCGCAGGCCGCCGCGCTCGCGGACTTCGTGCGGGAGCGCGGCACGGGGGTGCCGGACGGCGTCCCCCCGGTGGTGACGGGGGACTTCAACGCGCCGCCGGACGCCGAGGAGGTGCGGCTGTTCCGGGCGGGTGCGGGGGTCGAGGACGTGTGGCGGTGCGCGCCGGCCGGCCGGCCCGACGCGACGCGGCGTCCGGGGCACAACGCGTACCGCCCGCCGGGCGCCGGGTCCCCGGACGAGTCGAGGATCGACCACGTCCTCGTGGGCGCGCCGGGCACGGGCCGGGTGCGGGACGTATGGCGCACCGGGGACCGGCCGCTGGGCGGGGTGTGGCCGTCGGACCACGCGGCGATCGTGGCGGATCTGGACGACTGA
- a CDS encoding GNAT family N-acetyltransferase gives MRPGKVKYVIRAATASDAEGVARVRAAGWRHAYAELVPRSYLDAMDPAAWADGMRDSFARGGAPAHLVADAGPGPDGGVAGWASFGPYRPDPALDGPAPDPDGGGWGELRALYIRPSLIGTGLGRALCATALHGLETRGHHRVRLWVLTGNARARRFYARAGFTPDPAATRTFTVAGEPVEEIRCSRP, from the coding sequence ATGCGCCCAGGGAAGGTGAAGTACGTCATCCGCGCGGCCACCGCGTCCGACGCCGAAGGCGTGGCCCGCGTCAGGGCGGCCGGCTGGCGCCACGCCTACGCCGAACTCGTCCCCCGCTCCTACCTCGACGCCATGGACCCCGCCGCCTGGGCGGACGGCATGCGCGACAGCTTCGCGCGGGGCGGCGCCCCGGCGCACCTCGTCGCCGACGCCGGCCCGGGACCGGACGGCGGCGTCGCCGGCTGGGCGTCCTTCGGCCCCTACCGGCCCGACCCGGCGCTCGACGGCCCGGCGCCCGACCCCGACGGCGGCGGCTGGGGCGAACTCCGCGCCCTCTACATCCGCCCCTCCCTCATCGGCACGGGACTCGGCCGCGCCCTGTGCGCGACCGCGCTCCACGGCCTGGAGACGCGCGGCCACCACCGCGTCCGCCTGTGGGTCCTCACCGGCAACGCCCGCGCCCGCCGCTTCTACGCCCGCGCCGGATTCACCCCCGACCCCGCCGCCACCCGCACCTTCACCGTCGCCGGTGAACCCGTCGAGGAGATCCGCTGCTCCCGCCCCTGA
- a CDS encoding HAD family hydrolase gives MALRAVVWDIDDTIFDYTGTERLGVLRHLAAEGVLGRHASPAAAAERWHAVMETQYARFEAGELTFDEQRRERVRHFLGEELDDAAADAWFGRYRACCDAVARLHPDVLPALDALTPGYRHGLLSNSSAATQHAKLSALGVRDRFEALVCSAELGYAKPAPEAFHGACAALGLTPGEVAYVGDRPDRDAAAADAAGLFGVWLHRPGAPGLPAGVPPPARRITGLGQLPSLLARSAA, from the coding sequence ATGGCGCTGCGGGCAGTCGTGTGGGACATCGACGACACGATCTTCGACTACACGGGGACCGAACGGCTCGGCGTCCTGCGGCACCTGGCCGCGGAGGGCGTGCTCGGGCGGCACGCCTCACCGGCCGCCGCCGCGGAGCGCTGGCACGCCGTGATGGAGACGCAGTACGCGCGCTTCGAGGCGGGCGAGCTGACCTTCGACGAGCAACGGCGGGAGCGCGTACGCCACTTCCTCGGCGAGGAGCTGGACGACGCCGCCGCCGACGCGTGGTTCGGCCGGTACCGGGCCTGCTGCGACGCGGTGGCGCGGCTCCACCCCGACGTCCTGCCGGCGCTCGACGCCCTGACGCCCGGCTACCGGCACGGCCTGCTGTCGAACTCCAGCGCCGCCACCCAGCACGCGAAACTCTCCGCCCTCGGTGTGCGCGACCGTTTCGAAGCCCTCGTGTGCTCGGCGGAGCTGGGGTACGCCAAGCCGGCTCCCGAGGCGTTCCACGGCGCGTGCGCCGCGCTGGGGCTGACCCCGGGCGAGGTGGCGTACGTCGGGGACCGGCCCGACCGGGACGCGGCGGCGGCCGACGCGGCCGGGCTGTTCGGCGTCTGGCTCCACCGGCCCGGCGCGCCGGGCCTGCCGGCCGGCGTGCCGCCGCCCGCGCGCCGTATCACCGGTCTCGGTCAACTCCCGTCACTGCTGGCGCGGTCGGCCGCCTGA
- a CDS encoding phosphatidylserine decarboxylase, with the protein MPYRSSPRPGRRVRLARGASPWLLPTVAAAGVSLVKSRRSGRWAAVAVPATALAAGMLWFFRDPEREIGQGRVISPADGVVQSIMPWPDGRTRVAIFMSPLNVHVNRAPVAGTVASVEHIPGGYVPAFDKESENNERVVWRFDSELGDLEMIQIAGAVARRIVPYVPQGCKVEQGDRVGLIRFGSRVDVYLPEGIEPAVEVGQHTTAGVTRLDRD; encoded by the coding sequence ATGCCTTACCGCTCCTCTCCCCGTCCGGGCCGCCGGGTGCGTCTGGCGCGCGGCGCGTCCCCCTGGCTGCTGCCGACCGTGGCGGCCGCCGGTGTCAGCCTGGTGAAGTCCCGCCGGTCCGGCCGCTGGGCCGCCGTCGCCGTCCCCGCGACCGCGCTGGCCGCGGGCATGCTGTGGTTCTTCCGCGACCCGGAACGGGAGATCGGCCAGGGCCGGGTCATCAGCCCCGCCGACGGCGTCGTGCAGAGCATCATGCCGTGGCCGGACGGCAGGACCCGGGTCGCGATCTTCATGAGCCCGCTCAACGTGCACGTGAACCGCGCGCCGGTCGCCGGCACCGTCGCCTCCGTCGAGCACATCCCGGGCGGCTACGTCCCGGCGTTCGACAAGGAGAGCGAGAACAACGAGCGCGTCGTCTGGCGGTTCGACAGCGAGCTGGGCGACCTGGAGATGATCCAGATCGCCGGTGCCGTCGCGCGGCGGATCGTGCCGTACGTGCCGCAGGGCTGCAAGGTCGAGCAGGGCGACCGCGTGGGTCTCATCCGCTTCGGGTCCCGGGTGGACGTGTACCTGCCGGAGGGGATCGAGCCCGCCGTCGAGGTCGGACAGCACACCACGGCGGGAGTGACACGCCTTGACCGTGACTGA
- a CDS encoding CoA ester lyase — MTVPAPSATAPSRPQRARRSCLAVPGSNPRFIEKARTLPVDLVFLDLEDACAPLAKEDARHRIVAALTEGGWGGRTRVVRVNDWTSPWTYRDVITVVEGAGAHLDCLMLPKVADAAQVRALDLLLTQVERASGLPVGRIGIEAQIESAEGLVNAEAIAAASPRLETLVFGPADLMASINMKSLAVGEQPPGYPADAYHYILMRLLFAARAHGLQAIDGPYLRVRDTDGFREVAGRSAALGFDGKWVLHPAQVEAANEIFSPAQEDYDHAELILDAYAYATSGEGGARGAAMLGDEMIDEASRKMALVIAGKGRAAGLRRTAVFEPPAAG, encoded by the coding sequence ATGACCGTGCCCGCCCCGTCCGCCACCGCGCCGTCGCGTCCGCAGCGGGCGCGGCGCTCCTGCCTCGCGGTCCCGGGCAGCAACCCGCGCTTCATCGAGAAGGCCCGCACCCTGCCCGTCGACCTCGTCTTCCTCGACCTGGAGGACGCGTGCGCGCCGCTCGCGAAGGAGGACGCGCGGCACCGGATCGTCGCGGCGCTCACCGAGGGCGGCTGGGGCGGCAGGACGCGCGTCGTACGGGTCAACGACTGGACGTCCCCGTGGACGTACCGCGACGTGATCACGGTGGTCGAGGGGGCCGGCGCGCACCTGGACTGCCTCATGCTGCCGAAGGTCGCCGACGCCGCGCAGGTGCGGGCGCTCGACCTGCTGCTCACGCAGGTGGAGCGGGCGAGCGGGCTGCCGGTCGGCAGGATCGGGATCGAGGCGCAGATCGAGAGCGCCGAGGGCCTGGTGAACGCGGAGGCGATCGCCGCCGCGTCCCCGCGCCTGGAGACGCTGGTGTTCGGCCCGGCCGACCTCATGGCGTCGATCAACATGAAGTCCCTCGCGGTCGGCGAGCAGCCGCCGGGGTACCCGGCCGACGCGTACCACTACATCCTGATGCGGCTGCTGTTCGCCGCCCGGGCGCACGGGCTGCAGGCCATCGACGGACCGTACCTGCGAGTTCGCGACACCGACGGCTTCCGCGAGGTCGCGGGCCGCTCGGCCGCGCTGGGGTTCGACGGCAAGTGGGTCCTGCACCCGGCGCAGGTCGAGGCGGCCAACGAGATCTTCTCGCCCGCCCAGGAGGACTACGACCACGCCGAACTGATCCTCGACGCCTACGCGTACGCCACGTCGGGCGAGGGCGGGGCGCGCGGCGCCGCCATGCTGGGCGACGAGATGATCGACGAGGCGAGCCGGAAGATGGCCCTCGTCATCGCGGGCAAGGGGCGGGCCGCCGGGCTGCGGCGCACCGCGGTGTTCGAGCCGCCGGCCGCGGGCTGA
- a CDS encoding nuclear transport factor 2 family protein, with translation MSDINELVERYLAAWNETDTEARRRLIAEVFTEDAEYTDPLVTVRGHAALDATIAAVRGQFAGLVFGPGGPVDAHHGIARFTWHLGPEGGEPVVIGFDVAVLGEDGRIRQVLGFLDKVPAGA, from the coding sequence ATGAGTGACATCAACGAGCTGGTCGAGCGCTACCTCGCCGCTTGGAACGAGACCGACACCGAGGCCCGCCGGCGCCTGATCGCCGAGGTCTTCACCGAGGACGCCGAGTACACCGACCCGCTGGTCACCGTCCGGGGCCACGCGGCGCTCGACGCCACCATCGCCGCCGTGCGGGGGCAGTTCGCCGGTCTGGTGTTCGGCCCGGGCGGCCCCGTCGACGCCCACCACGGCATCGCCCGGTTCACCTGGCACCTGGGACCCGAGGGGGGCGAACCGGTCGTCATCGGCTTCGACGTGGCGGTGCTCGGCGAGGACGGCCGCATCCGCCAGGTCCTCGGCTTCCTGGACAAGGTGCCCGCCGGCGCCTGA
- the pssA gene encoding CDP-diacylglycerol--serine O-phosphatidyltransferase, with protein MTVTDRNASAAWVADADEGEEPEDAMPLSMRLSIADTLTLSNATCGFLAVYFTTTGVLIPHLTNSGDAGVVRNNAATAVLLMLLASVFDLCDGLVARKLRASPMGAELDNLSDLISFGLAPAYFVLVWGMVVGDVHEPLSALAATVVLLAVVLRLARFSIVTMPNGVFQGMPSPFGALTVVSIVLLELPFTPTLLAIVGVAWLMVSRVEYPKPRGTLAVGMLAWIVLSMALLTAWAFDAPGGLLMLQTGCSLQLVLGAVIPLFAMARRVYAFRDHRREARAGIEP; from the coding sequence TTGACCGTGACTGACCGGAACGCGTCGGCGGCCTGGGTCGCCGACGCGGACGAGGGGGAGGAACCCGAGGACGCCATGCCGCTGTCGATGCGGCTGTCGATAGCGGACACCCTCACCCTCTCGAACGCCACCTGCGGCTTCCTCGCGGTCTACTTCACGACCACCGGTGTGCTGATCCCGCACCTCACCAACAGCGGCGACGCCGGCGTCGTGCGGAACAACGCCGCGACCGCCGTCCTGCTGATGCTGCTCGCGTCGGTCTTCGACCTGTGCGACGGCCTCGTCGCGCGCAAACTCCGCGCCTCCCCCATGGGCGCCGAGCTGGACAACCTGTCCGACCTGATCAGTTTCGGTCTCGCGCCGGCCTATTTCGTGCTGGTGTGGGGCATGGTCGTCGGGGACGTGCACGAGCCGCTGTCCGCGCTGGCCGCCACGGTCGTCCTGCTCGCGGTCGTCCTCAGACTCGCGCGCTTCAGCATCGTGACCATGCCGAACGGCGTCTTCCAGGGCATGCCGAGCCCCTTCGGGGCGCTCACGGTCGTGTCGATCGTGCTGCTGGAGCTGCCGTTCACGCCGACGCTGCTCGCGATCGTCGGCGTCGCGTGGCTGATGGTGAGCCGCGTCGAGTACCCCAAGCCGCGCGGCACGCTCGCCGTGGGCATGCTGGCGTGGATCGTGCTGAGCATGGCCCTGCTCACGGCCTGGGCGTTCGACGCGCCGGGCGGCCTGCTGATGCTGCAGACCGGCTGCTCGCTGCAGCTCGTGCTCGGGGCGGTCATCCCCCTGTTCGCGATGGCGCGGCGCGTGTACGCGTTCCGCGACCACCGGCGCGAGGCGCGGGCCGGCATCGAGCCGTGA
- a CDS encoding Rv2578c family radical SAM protein, with translation MRWNHLSDDTPGAAPALFGTDAVTRTIDTPEFRGITFHEVRARSIINRVPGTSRMPFVWTVNPYRGCSHACVYCFARNTHTYLDLDTGADFDSQIVVKVNAPQLLRHELAGRRWRGEHIAMGTNVDPYQRAEGRYRLMPGIIEALLDRANPFSILTKGTLILRDLELLRRAADVTDVGISVSVGFTDRELWRTVEPGTPAPERRLGVIRALADVGIPCSVLMAPILPYLSDSPAQLRETVRAVAAAGAVSVTPLTLHLRPGAREWYMAWLARHRSDLVRRYEVMYAGGAYAPKWYQRRVTRQVHELAAEYGIGPARRGAPRGLRAPGSAPGADGEAAGTQLTLL, from the coding sequence ATGCGCTGGAACCACCTGAGCGACGACACCCCCGGCGCGGCCCCCGCCCTGTTCGGCACGGACGCGGTGACCCGGACGATCGACACCCCCGAGTTCCGCGGCATCACGTTCCACGAGGTCAGGGCCCGGTCGATCATCAACCGGGTGCCGGGCACCTCACGGATGCCGTTCGTCTGGACCGTGAACCCGTACCGGGGCTGCTCCCACGCGTGCGTCTACTGCTTCGCCAGGAACACGCACACATACCTCGATCTGGACACGGGCGCCGATTTCGATTCGCAGATCGTCGTCAAGGTGAACGCCCCGCAGCTCCTGCGCCACGAACTGGCCGGCCGCCGATGGCGCGGTGAGCACATCGCCATGGGCACGAACGTCGACCCGTACCAGCGCGCGGAGGGCCGCTACCGGCTCATGCCCGGCATCATCGAGGCGCTGCTCGACCGCGCGAACCCGTTCTCCATCCTCACCAAGGGCACGCTGATCCTCCGCGACCTGGAGCTGCTGCGCCGGGCGGCCGACGTCACCGACGTCGGCATCTCGGTGTCCGTCGGCTTCACCGACCGCGAGCTGTGGCGCACGGTCGAGCCCGGCACGCCCGCCCCCGAACGGCGGCTCGGCGTGATCCGCGCCCTCGCCGACGTCGGCATCCCCTGTTCGGTGCTGATGGCGCCGATCCTGCCGTACCTGTCGGACTCCCCCGCCCAGCTCCGCGAGACGGTGCGCGCCGTCGCCGCCGCCGGCGCCGTGTCCGTCACGCCGCTGACGCTGCACCTGCGGCCGGGCGCCCGCGAGTGGTACATGGCGTGGCTCGCCCGGCACCGCTCGGACCTGGTGCGGCGCTACGAGGTCATGTACGCCGGGGGCGCGTACGCCCCGAAGTGGTACCAGCGGCGCGTCACCCGCCAGGTGCACGAACTGGCCGCCGAGTACGGGATCGGCCCGGCCCGCAGGGGCGCGCCGCGCGGCCTGCGCGCGCCCGGGTCCGCGCCCGGCGCGGACGGCGAAGCGGCCGGCACGCAGCTCACCCTGCTGTGA
- a CDS encoding DUF1330 domain-containing protein, translating to MTAYILAHLRRTEETHPEVLEYLARIQSTLDPFSGRFLIHGGTVDVKEGSWPGDVILVAFPSMDHARRFYASPAYQEIKPLRTRHLEGELIIVEGVDPDHDSSEMAAALRRTGE from the coding sequence ATGACCGCTTACATACTCGCCCACCTGCGCAGGACCGAGGAGACCCACCCCGAGGTGCTGGAGTACCTGGCGAGGATCCAGTCGACCCTCGACCCGTTCTCCGGGCGCTTCCTCATCCACGGCGGCACCGTGGACGTGAAGGAGGGCTCGTGGCCCGGCGACGTCATCCTGGTCGCGTTCCCCTCGATGGACCACGCCCGGCGGTTCTACGCCTCGCCCGCCTACCAGGAGATCAAGCCGCTGCGCACCAGGCACCTGGAGGGCGAGCTGATCATCGTCGAGGGTGTCGACCCCGACCACGACTCGTCGGAGATGGCCGCCGCGCTGCGGCGCACCGGCGAGTGA